In Entelurus aequoreus isolate RoL-2023_Sb linkage group LG02, RoL_Eaeq_v1.1, whole genome shotgun sequence, one genomic interval encodes:
- the fgf7 gene encoding fibroblast growth factor 7, producing the protein MRKWILTWNLPKVFSGLYLHAIFLFSSVCVVYSDCTPVQLAAIMNCSRHERHTRNYDYMEGGDVRIRQLFSRTQWFLTIDDEGHINGTQDPTNCYSILEIRTVSEGGILAIKGVKSQHYIAMNKAGQLQAKRIYNDNCNFKEVFLENFFNAYSSTKWTKNGKEMFIALSQKGRPLRGKKTRREHVASHFIPMKCKEEERRAD; encoded by the exons ATGCGCAAATGGATACTGACATGGAACCTTCCAAAAGTTTTCTCGGGACTGTACCTACATGCCATCTTCCTgttcagcagtgtgtgtgtggtctACAGTGACTGCACTCCGGTGCAACTTGCTGCCATCATGAACTGTTCAAGACATGAGCGTCACACCAGGAATTATGACTACATGGAGGGAGGAGATGTGCGCATCCGACAGCTGTTTAGCCGCACGCAGTGGTTCCTGACAATTGACGACGAAGGACACATCAATGGGACTCAAGACCCGACCAACTGTTACA GCATCCTAGAGATCAGGACAGTGTCTGAAGGGGGCATACTGGCCATCAAAGGCGTAAAGAGTCAGCATTACATCGCCATGAACAAGGCTGGGCAGCTGCAGGCCAAG AGGATCTACAACGACAACTGCAACTTCAAGGAGGTTTTCCTAGAAAACTTCTTCAACGCTTATTCCTCCACAAAGTGGACTAAAAACGGCAAAGAAATGTTCATAGCGCTGTCTCAGAAGGGGCGGCCATTGCGAGGGAAGAAGACGAGGAGGGAGCACGTGGCATCGCACTTCATCCCCATGAAATGCAAGGAGGAGGAGAGAAGGGCAGACTAA